A genome region from Tolypothrix sp. PCC 7712 includes the following:
- a CDS encoding class I SAM-dependent methyltransferase has product MSKKPSQSDFFSLQTSSDKWQQMVTQVTYRFNRQYENQPFELPAEVEAMPIYRDWISGTLPGKIASHFWEIGQPQKNQHCLDIGCGVSFLIYPWRDWQAYFYGQEVSVIARDTLNSRGSQLNSKLFKGVELGPAHQLKYSQAVFDMAIATGFSCYFPLDYWTAVLSEVKRVLKPGGQFVFDILNPEQPLAEDWAVLETYLGAEVFLESIADWEKTIKAAGAKIVTRKSGELFDLYKVRF; this is encoded by the coding sequence ATGTCTAAAAAGCCTTCTCAAAGCGATTTTTTTAGCTTACAAACTTCTTCAGATAAATGGCAGCAGATGGTAACACAAGTTACATATCGTTTCAATCGCCAGTACGAGAATCAACCTTTTGAATTACCTGCAGAAGTTGAAGCGATGCCCATATATAGGGACTGGATTAGTGGTACATTACCAGGGAAAATCGCTTCTCATTTTTGGGAAATCGGGCAACCGCAAAAGAATCAGCATTGTTTAGACATTGGTTGCGGTGTCAGCTTTCTCATTTATCCTTGGCGAGATTGGCAAGCATACTTTTATGGGCAAGAAGTTAGTGTCATAGCACGAGATACCCTCAATTCCCGGGGTTCGCAATTAAACTCAAAGTTATTTAAAGGTGTAGAGTTAGGCCCAGCTCATCAATTAAAGTATTCTCAAGCTGTTTTTGATATGGCGATCGCAACAGGATTCAGCTGCTATTTTCCTTTAGATTATTGGACTGCTGTATTGTCAGAAGTCAAACGAGTCCTCAAACCTGGCGGACAATTTGTATTTGACATCCTCAATCCCGAACAGCCTTTAGCAGAAGATTGGGCAGTGTTAGAAACTTATTTAGGTGCAGAAGTATTTCTCGAGTCGATAGCAGACTGGGAAAAAACAATTAAAGCCGCTGGCGCTAAAATCGTCACCCGCAAATCTGGGGAATTGTTTGATTTATACAAAGTGAGATTTTGA